The Amycolatopsis coloradensis sequence TCCCCGGTACGACCACGACGTCACCTTCGGCCGGTCCTCGGACGGGGACAAGCTGATCAGCACGGTGACACGGCGATGGAACGGGGCGCTCGCCCGTCCGGACTGGTGGCCGGACTGGAAGACCGGACGTTTCGCGTTGAACACCTACGAGTTCCGAGATGGCGCAGGCGAGGTACGGGGTGTGCTGACGGTCTCGGGTGTGTCGAGAACCGGACGGACCGAACTCCACGTGCACGACTTCTTCGCGGAGGACGCGCACGTCGCGTCGAGCATGTTCGAGTTCCTCAGCCGGCACAACAGTCGTGCCGAATGGGTGGCGTTCAGACGAGCCTGCCTGCCTCCCACGCCGTTCCTCCTGCACAACCTCAGCCGGTACCGTGCCGAGGCCGAGGCCCACAACCCCTGGATGTTCCGGCTGCTGGACGTGCCTGCCGCGATCGGCAGGCGCGGATGGCCCACCTTCGTCAAGAAGGATCTCGTGCTCGAGATCGAAGGACTCGGAAACGAACCTCCGACCAGGTATCTCGTGGAGTTCGACCACGGCGAGGCGATGGCCTCCGTCACCCGGCATCCCGCCGACTTCACCCTGAGCTGGCGGCAGCTGTCCTGCTGGTTCGCCGGTGGGTACCGCTCGGCCGAGTCGGCCTTCCTCGACGGGGTCTCACCGGACGGGGCACGCTCCCGGGAAGCGATGGAGCAGTTCGTCGCGCTGACCAACACCCAAGAAGTCTGGCTACCTGATCAGTTCTGAGACTCGAAGAACCGATCCATGACAACGACCGAGATTCGGCTGGTTCGCATGAACGAAGTGCTCTACTCCGTACGAAACCTCACCAAGTCCTATCAGAAGCGCGTGGCGAACGACGGCCTGAGTTTCGATATCGTCCGAAGCGAGATCTTCGGCGTACTCGGCGACAACGGGGCGGGTAAATCGACCCTGGTGCGCCAGATGGCCGGGTTGACCACGCCGGATTCCGGTTCCATCGAACTCTTCGGCCGGGACATCCGCCGCAACCTGCCACAGCTACGCGAGACGGTCAGCTTCATGCCGCAGTCCAGTGAAGCCATGAACCGCCTCACCGTGAAGGAGGCGATCTACTACATCTCCCGGCTGAGGGGAGCCGGGAGAGCCGCGGCGCGCGCGGAGACGGGGTCCCAGATCGACGCGTGGAATCTGAGCGGATCGGCGGCCAAAGAGGCCGTGAAGCTCAGCGGAGGGCAACGACGGCTGCTTCAGCTGGCCATCGCCACCACCGGCAGGCTTCCCGTGCTCCTGCTGGACGAGCCGACGAACGATCTGGACCCGATCAACCGGGAACACGTCTGGGACCGGCTGAGCGCCATCAACCGCGAACTCGGGACCACGATCTTCTTCATCACGCACGACGCGCAGGAAGCCGAGAAGATCATCGACCGTGTCGCGATCATGCGTGACGGCCGGTTCCTCGCCATCGGCACGCCCGCGGAACTGAAGCGGGCACAAGAACGGCACGTCAAGGTCGAGTACCGCACCCGGTCGGCCGGCGGCGAACCGGTGTGGAAACGCTATACGACGACGGTCGACGACCTCCACGGCATCGTGGACTCGCTCGCCGACGAAGACGTGACAGATCTACTCGTGCGCACCGAAACGATCGAGGACTTGTACAAAGACTATGTACGGAATTCAGCGGTACGTGAACCAGTTGTCGATTCTCTTCCAGATGCAGCTGCGCAACTGGAGATGGACGTGGAAACCCATGCTCGTCATGGGGATCGCGACCCCCGCCTTGATCATCTTCGCGCTCAGCGCCATCTCGAATGACAAAGGCGGCAGCGGCGCGGTCTACATCGCGGGTGGCGCGATCACGCTCACACTGATGTTCCAGAACACCAATCGTGTCGCCCAGAACTTCGCCTACATGAAGGCGATGGGCACGCTCGACCTCTTCCGGACGATGCCGGTGGGCTTGAACGCGCTGACCTACGCCACGGTGACCGCGTTCTTCTTCCTGTCCCTGCCCGGCGTGGTCGCCACGGTGGTCGTGGCCCGGCTGTTCCTCGGCGTCGACCTGCACCTGAGCCTCGCGGCCGTTCCCGTGCTGTTGTTGTCCTCCTGGGCGTTGGCCGGCCTGGGTGCCGCCATCGGTGCGCTTTGCAGGACTCCTGAGACATCCAGTTCCGTCTCGCTCGCCATGTCGATGGCCCTGTTGTTCCTGGGCCCCGTCTACGTTCCGGCCGACCGCCTTCCCGAGTGGTTGAACGTGCTCGGTTACGCGAGCCCGTCGACCTACGCGACTTCGGCGATCCGTGCTTCTTTTTTCGGCTATCCGGCGGGAAGCATCTGGCTCGACATGGCGATGCTCTTCGTGTTCGGAGCCGTGTTCTCGGCATTCTCGAGGCGTGTCATGGCGAACCTCGGGTGACACGAAGACGCTGACGTGCCGGGGAGCACGTCGTCCGAAGTACGGCATTGACACTGGGGAGGCGCAGTTGAAGAACATCCTGCTGATCGGAGTCGGACCGCACGCGCGGCGCAACCACCTTCCTACGCTCCTGTCGGCCCGCGGTGCCGGTCTCGTGTCCACGGTGATCGGTGTGGACGTACACGAGGCGAGATCCACCATCGAATCTCATCGCGGCTTCACCGCGGACAACGCGGTCACCATGTACTACGTCGATTCGTTCCGCGCGTCAGAGGAGACGCTTCCACCCGCCGTTCGCACGGTGCTGGACCGGATCGTCCGAGAGCACGACATCGACGCGGTGTTCGTCTCGACCGAACCCTCGTTCCACATGGCGTACAGCAAATGGGCGCTCGATCACCCGCTGAGCGTCCTCCTCGACAAACCGCTCAGCGTGCGCCCCGGCAGTTCGACAGACCCCGCGAGCGCCGCGTTGATCCATACCGACTTCGACGACCTCTCGGACAGATACGCGCTGGCGCAGCGAGACAACGCGGACCTCATCGTGTCCGTGCAGTGCCAGCGGCGGTACCACCCCGCTTTCCTCCGCATCAAGGAACTCGTCTCCGAGGTGGCGGCGTTCACCAACTGCCCGGTGACGTCGGTGCAGTCTTTCCACAGCGACGGGCAGTGGCGGCTTCCCGACGAACTCCTGGACATCGGCTACCACTCGTTCGACCGCGGGTACGGGAAGATCGCCCACTCCGGCTACCACTTCTTCGACATAGTCCCGTGGCTGCTCGAAGCAGGTGAACGACCGGGGAAGACGATCGACCAGGTCGAGGTCCACGTCAACACGACGCGTCCCGCCGATCTGCTGGCACAGCTGACACATTCCGACTATCGACGGCTCTTTCCCGGCTTCGCCGACACGAGCCGTTACCCGGAGGACGAACTCCACCGTTCCATCGCCGATTTCGGCGAAGTGGACGCCTTCGTCTCACTCTGCTTCAAGACACAGGGGCGGGTCATGACGCTCGGGAGTATCAACCTCCTGCACAACGGCTTTTCGCAACGGGGCAACCTCGTCGCCAACAACAGCGACCTCTACAAGGGAAACGGCCGGGTGCGCCACGAGACGCACATCGTCGAACAGGGACCGTTCCAGGCGATCCACTTCCATTCCCTCCAATCGCTCGACGACGACCTCGCTCAGACGGGCACACACAGCATCGGCGAGAAGGGGCATGTCGCCGTGCATGTGTTCAGGAACAACACCTTCAATCCCCGGTGGCGAAGTCACCAGGCGTACGACTACGACGCGCTGAAAACGGCCGGCGACGGCGACCACTGCGGGGAGCCGTCCCAGTCCGCGAGCCGTCGGCGCGCAATCTACGAATTCCTCGAGTTCCTCAACGGCAAGCGCGAGCGCGCGACCATGGCCTCCGAACTGACCTCTCACCGGCGGAGCTCGGCTCTCATGGCGGCGACCTACCTCTCGGCCGCGCAGCAGTGGGCAGGCCGTTCGAACCTGGCCAGGGCCGACTTCCGGCGCACCCGCGATCAGCCGCCCGCCGCCGCCCACAGCCGCTTCCGCGAGGCACAGTTGTGAGCGGCGCGGACGTCGCGTCCGCCTCGTGGTCGCCGGTCGCGCGGGTCTCCCCCGCGATACCGGCGAGACTGGCGCCCGTATGCGCGGCCCACGTAGGCCAGGTCGAGGCGGTGCAGGAGTTGACCAGCGGCAATGTCAGCCACGTCTTCCGCGTCTCGGGCACGCGGGGCACGGTCGTGCTGAAGGCACGGACAGACCGGTTCGCCCGGATTCCCCACCTCGAGACCGATCCGGCCTTGATCGGGCTCGAGCGCCGCGCGATCGCTCTGCTGGGCTCCGCCGTCGCCGACGTCTTTCCCCGGATCCTGCACTACGATCCGGCGGTCCACGCGATGGTCCTGACCGACATCTTCCCTGACCGGCGGACCTACGAAGATCACCTGCTCGAGCGGCCCGCGACAGTGAGCGAAATGCGGTTGCTGGGCGACGCGCTGCGGCGCGTCCACCGGGCGACGCGGGTCATGACCGCTCCTCTGCGCGCAGACGGTGACACCGAGTTTCGCAACCTCACCTTCGCACTGTGCCTCGAGCAGCACGGGCACCCGGTACTCGGAGACCTCGCCGCCCGGCTCCGTGCCACTGCCGACCGACAGCTGATCCTCGGGGACCCGGCCCCGAAGAACATGAGCCTGACCGGCGGGCGAGTGGCGATCTGCGACCTCGACAACGTGCATCTCGGCTCCCCGTTGTACGACCTCGGTTATCTCACCGGCCACGTGGTCCTCCACCACGTTCAGCACACCGGGCGGACCGGTCACCTCGTCCGCTCGTTGCTGGACGCCTATCAAGGATCTGATCACTGGAGCGAGACGGAGGAGGAGACCGTGTCCGCCGTGGCGGGCGCGACGATCCTTTACCGCCTGTGGGACAAGAACGTCCCGTACCGCCTCACCCTGACGACGTGCGAACGGTCCGCTGTCGCCGAAGCGGTGTGGGACGTCCTGTCGTCTCCTTCCCTCGGACTCGCCGAGCTGATCGGCCGGACCGAGACCTCGTTGCGGAGATAGGTGACTGCCGTGCTGACAGTGGAGAAGTACGCCGAGCAGACCGCGGAACAGATTCTGCGTCTGCACGGCTACGCGGTGGACGACGTCCAAGCACTGGCGAGGAGCCAGGAGTGCTTCGCGGTCCGTACTCAAAGCCGGCGGATCGCGCTCGCGGACGGCCTCGAGTATCGCTCGTGGTGCGTCGAGCTGGGGCAGGATTCCTTCACCAACGTGTTCCAGCTCGCGGTCGACCTACGCGCGAACGACGTTCAGGCGATCAGCTCGGACCGAGGTTTCCCCCTGCGTGCGCGGCTGGACGGCGCGCGGCGGCTCGCGGCGGTGAGCGGGTCGTTCTCGTTCAGCTCCGATGACAAGGGCTATCAGCCCATCGAGCCGTGCCTGGACCTGTGCTGTCGCGAGGGCCGCCTCGTCAGCCTGTCGACGGCGACCAAGCCCGGGCTGATCGACCTCGCCGACGGCCTGTTCCTCGGACCGGTGCCCGCCGTGGGAACCCTGACCGTCGACGGGCGGCCGTTCACCTGGAGCGGTTCGAAGGACGGCCATCGGCAAGGGACGGTACCGGCGAACACTCTGACCGTGTTCGGCCCGGCCAACTGCCGTGTCGACTACGCGGCCGCGGCAAGGACCGGGTTCGTCCGCTATGTGGACCGCGCCGGCAATGTCACGCCGCTGAGGCACGCGGCGGTGGACTACACCGTGGGGTGGCGAGACGGCGACCTGGTCATCACGGGAAGGCGGCAGGGCGGCGGGGCCGACCTGTTCGGCAGCGCCTTCGTCTTGCGAGCGGGACTCGCCAGCGATCCACGGTTCCGGGTCGGCGCTCGCGTGCTCGTGCGGTCCGTCGGAGGCCACTCGGTGAAGGCGATGAGGTCGGCGGTCTCCATCGGGCCGAACGCCTACGACGCGACGCGGGAAGGAGCCCACGGCTACGACGAATCCCTCGGGGTGTCCCCGTTCCGGCCCGTGCGCTACGCGCGCACTCTCGTCCATCAGGACGGCGGCCGTCTGTGTTTCCGGGTCTTCGACGGCGCGCCGCTGACCCACGTCTTCCGCGGAGTGACCCCCGCGGAAGTCGTCGGACTGTACGAACGGGACGGTATCGACCCCGCGCGGGTCTATCACCTCGACGGCGGCCAATCGTCCAAAATGGTCTTCAACCGGGCAGGCGCGATCACCGTCGCCGGAAGCCTGCACTACCTCCGGTGGCCGCGCCACGCGTCCCAGCCGTTCACCTGGCACGGAATCGACGGCCGCGAGCTGAACAGCTGTTTCTTGGTCAGCGCAAGGCCGGCGTAACTCACCCGCAGGCGCAGACAATCGATCCCGCAGGAGGATCCCGATGAAGAAAGTCCTAGTGATCGTCGCCCATCCCGACGACGCAGAGATCGGTATGGGGATGAGGATCCACTGGTACTCGGCGAACGGTGCCGACGTCGACGTCCATTGCCTGTCCCGTGGGTCCGCGTCCCCCGGCGGCCCGTCACCCAGGGGCGACGAGTGTCTGCGGGCCGGAAAAGTCCTCGGTGTCAGGTCGTACACGTTCTCGGACATCCCCGACTCTCGCTTCACCGGCAACCGGGGAGCGATCAACGCCGAACTGTTTCGGGTGATCAGGGAATCACGCCCTGATGTGGTGTACACCCACTACCCGGACGACCAGCACCTGGATCACTCGGTGGCCGGTGCGGAAGTCACCGCCGTCGCACAACGGGAAGTGTACGAGCTGAGCTACTTCCGCTCCCCCTACAGCGTGCGATTCGAACCGAACCTCTTCTTCCTCGCCAGCCGCGAATCACTGGACGCGAAACAGGAGGCTCTCACCTGCTTCGGCTCGCAGAAGCAACTCGACATGGAGCTGTTCGCACGGCTTTCGCGATGTGCGCACAGGCAACATCTCCACCATCGCGTGGTTGAACGCTTCACGCCCGAGGCGATTGCGGCGGAGCAGTTCGTCATCCAGCGCCGCATCGAGTTCGGGCTCGCCGAGGAAGGAGATGCGCGGTGCTGATCGAGCTGGACGAGATCAGATCGCTGATGATCCGCACCTGTGAAAGGTCCGGTGTCCCCGCCTCTCAGGTGGAATTGGTCGTGGGCCACTACCTCGACGGAGAGCTGCGAGGGAAGAAGACCCACGGGCTGGCGAAGTTCTGCTTCGAATCGCAGTACTTCCACGAACGCCAAGGGCCGCCGGAGATCACCCACGACCGGAAAGCGATCACCGTCGTGAACGCACGGCGGGAAGTGGGCCCGATCAGCGCCGCGTTCGCAACCGACATCGCCGTGCGCAAAGCTCGCCGGTTCGGTGTCGGGATGGTCGGTGTCGTCAACTCGCAGAGGTACGGGATCCTGGCCACCTGGACCGAAAGGATGGCAGGCGAAGGTTGCGTCGGCGTCGCGATGAACACCTCCACCGCCGACGTCACGCTCCCGGGAGCGGGTGAGGGTTTCCTTGGCGTCAACCCGCTGAGTTTCGCCGTTCCCACCGCGGACGAGCCACTCGTGGCGGACATGTCGACGACCAAGGCACCCATGGGACTGCTGTGGGAGGCCCGGCGCGGCGGGCAGGCTCTCCCGCCCGGATGCTTCGTCGACCGCGACGGCCACTACACCCTCGACCCGGACGACGCGGTCTCGGCGGTGATGTTCGGTGAGCACAAGGGATTCGCCATCTCCCTGCTCGTCCAGTTGCTGACCGGGTCGATCTTCGGATTCCCTATGGGCACCGAAGTCGACTCGATATGGCGGACCGGGTATACCTTTCTGGCTCTCGATCCCGCTTTCGGCGGCGCGGCCGCGGATTTCGTCTCCGCCAACTCACGACTGGTCGAATCGATCGAAAACGTACGGACGACGAACGGTTCGGGGCTTCGCCTGTTCTCCCGCAACGGGCTCAAGGCGAGGAACGACGCCATCCGCGTCGGCCTGCTGGAAGTCTCTGATTCGGTGCTGGAGCGACTTCGCTCGTGTGCATCCGGAGACCACAGGGAACACTGATTCGAGGAGAAAGAATGGGATTGCGTTTCCACTGGTTTCTTCCCACCGCGGCCGACGGGAGGTCACTCGCCGTCGGAACGCGGGGAACACAGGGGCCGGACGGCCGTGACTCCACCTCGCCCTCGTGCGGGGCCGACCGCTTCCGCGCCCCTGACATCGACTACATGACGCAGGTCGCGCAGGCCGCGGAACGTCAGGGGTTCGATGCGATCCTGACACCGACCGGCACCTGGTGCGAGGACGCGTGGCTGATCACCGCGGCCTTGCTGCGAGCCACCGAGCGCCTGAAATTCCTGGTCGCTTTCCGGCCCGGCCTCATGTCGCCGACCTTGCTGGCCCAGATGGCCGCTACCTACCAACGGATTTCGCGTGGACGGCTTCTGCTGAACGTGGTGACCGGGGGCGAGCAGGACGAGCAAGCACGCTTCGGTGACCATCTCTCGAAGAACGAGCGCTACGCCAGGACAGACGAGTTCCTGACCGTGGTCCGGGGCGCGTGGAGCGGCACGCCGTTCGACTTCAAAGGCAAGTACTACGACGTCCACGGAGCGACGGTGTCCCAGCCACCCTCGCCGCTTCCCGAGTTCTACTTCGGCGGCTCGTCGGACGGTGCGGGCCCGGTGGCGGCGCGCCACGTCCAGACTTATCTGACCTGGGGTGAATCCCCTTCCGCCGTGGCGCACAAACTGTCGTGGATCCGGAAGCTGGCAGCGGCGGAAGGACGCCGGATCCGGTTCGGGATCAGATTTCACGTGATCACCCGAGACACCTCGGCCGAGGCCTGGGCGGCGGCGGAACGCCTCATCGACGGTCTGAACGGCAACGAGATCGACCGCGTCCAGCGAATGCTCAGCCGGAGCCAGTCCACGAGCCAGGCCCGGATGTCCGAGCTCCACGCCTCGTTCCGCGGCTCGGGAAACCACCGGGAACTCGAAATCCATCCCAACGTCTGGGCAGGCGTCGGCCTGATGCGCGGCGGTGCGGGGACCGCGCTCGTCGGAAGCCACACCGAAGTCGCCGATCGGATCGAGGAGTACGCCGCACTCGGCATCGAGGAGTTCATCGTCTCCGGTTTCCCCCACTTGGAGGAGGCGTACTGGTTCGGTGAGGGCGTGCTTCCGGAGCTCCGGCGGCGGAAGCCGGCGCCGGCACACCACGAACTCGGACGGCCGGCGATGGCATGACGACAGCGGCGGACCTCCTGCCTGTCGAGCACATCGACGGCAGCGGCTTACGAACCACGTTCGGGTGTTTCCCGACCGGTGTCACCGTCTTGTGCGCGCTGGGAGAGAGTGGTCCCGACGGTATGGCGGTGAGCGCGTTCACCCCTGCTTCGCTGGAACCTCCTTTGGCTTCGGTCTGTGTACAGCAGTCCTCCGCCACTTGGCCCCGGATCCGGCGGCAAGCGCATCGCGGCGTCAGTATCCTCGCGGACGGTCAGGAAAACGTGTGCCGCTCTCTGGCGGCCAGGGCGGCGGATCGGTTCGCCGGCGTCGCCTGGGTGTCATCGGATACCGGCGCCGTCTTCGTGGAGGGGGCGGTCTCGTGGCTGGATTGCGTGGTGCACGACGAGGTCGAGGCCGGTGACCATATCATCGCCCTGCTTCGGATCCGGCGGCTCCGGTCGACACACGACGCACCTCCGCTCGTGTTCCACCGGAGCCGGTTCCGAAGCCTGACCGATCAGCGGTAGGCACTCCGGACACGGCACACTTGGCCCTGGGATCGTTCACAGCCGGGTCGCCGGAAGGTGGCTGGATCGTTCCCAAGCGTCGTCGGCCTTCGTGGGTTCGCCCATCACCTGGCAGGAGTCGCCCAGCTCGCGGAAGAGTTCGGGCCCCAGTCCCACACTGGCGGGCCGGTCCCGGCGCACGGTCGCCACGAGCACCGCCAGCGCACGTTCGAACTCGGCGCCGGGGCAGACGAACCGGAACAGCGCGCCGACCGCCATCGAACCGGTCGGCTCGGGACCGCGGTCCTTCGCCAGCCGCAGGGCTTCGTCGAGCAGGGATGGGGCGCGCACGTCACCCTGGCGGGTGTAACCGCAGGCGAGGTGGACGAGCGTCATCGCCTGGGGCGCCCGGTGGCCGAGAGCGCGGAACAGCGCCAATGCCCGTTCGAACGCGGCGACCGCGTCGCCGGTCCTGTCTTGGGTGCTGAGCACCGAGCCTTCGAGCAGCCAGGCGAAGGCCTCGCTCGGCTCGTCCCCGAGCCGCCGGGCCAGTTCCCTTGCCCGGTGCGGGCACGGTGCGACCTCGTCGAGCCTTCCGGCGTCACTGTGGATGAGCGCCATCAGGATCAACGCGCTCACGGTGCTCACCCATGCTTTCGCCACCCGCTGCCTCGACCGCCTCCCGCAAGCACTCCATCGCTTCGTCCGATCGCTCGGCGAGCCGGGGTGCGGCGCCGCGCAGCCGCGGCGCCGGCCGGCGAGCAGGAGCGGCTGGTGGCGGCGATGGTCGCTCAGGCGCAAGAGCAGGGCATGGCGTTGACCAGCCCGGACGGGCTGCTCAAGCAGCTGACGAAGGCTGTGCTGAAGACCGCGCTGAACGCGGAGATGACCGAGCACCTCGGCCACGCCAACTTGCCGATCAGCCGGGCCGGGATGGCACCAATGTGCGTAATGGGTCCCGGACGAAGACGGTGGTGTCGGACGCGGTCGGTGA is a genomic window containing:
- a CDS encoding GNAT family N-acetyltransferase — encoded protein: MSDLLIKEASDEEWNEFLVLARRSYGYAIEDADYLRNVADRRVAIQSGTVVGGGLGMVVGQFFGGQEVPCALLAAGCLAPELRGKRLAVHALGERLKSLYDAGAVAACAWTRSNEYGRALGWEAPCSVYSWTVRADDLRRAFPRYDHDVTFGRSSDGDKLISTVTRRWNGALARPDWWPDWKTGRFALNTYEFRDGAGEVRGVLTVSGVSRTGRTELHVHDFFAEDAHVASSMFEFLSRHNSRAEWVAFRRACLPPTPFLLHNLSRYRAEAEAHNPWMFRLLDVPAAIGRRGWPTFVKKDLVLEIEGLGNEPPTRYLVEFDHGEAMASVTRHPADFTLSWRQLSCWFAGGYRSAESAFLDGVSPDGARSREAMEQFVALTNTQEVWLPDQF
- a CDS encoding ABC transporter ATP-binding protein, whose product is MNEVLYSVRNLTKSYQKRVANDGLSFDIVRSEIFGVLGDNGAGKSTLVRQMAGLTTPDSGSIELFGRDIRRNLPQLRETVSFMPQSSEAMNRLTVKEAIYYISRLRGAGRAAARAETGSQIDAWNLSGSAAKEAVKLSGGQRRLLQLAIATTGRLPVLLLDEPTNDLDPINREHVWDRLSAINRELGTTIFFITHDAQEAEKIIDRVAIMRDGRFLAIGTPAELKRAQERHVKVEYRTRSAGGEPVWKRYTTTVDDLHGIVDSLADEDVTDLLVRTETIEDLYKDYVRNSAVREPVVDSLPDAAAQLEMDVETHARHGDRDPRLDHLRAQRHLE
- a CDS encoding ABC transporter permease, with translation MLVMGIATPALIIFALSAISNDKGGSGAVYIAGGAITLTLMFQNTNRVAQNFAYMKAMGTLDLFRTMPVGLNALTYATVTAFFFLSLPGVVATVVVARLFLGVDLHLSLAAVPVLLLSSWALAGLGAAIGALCRTPETSSSVSLAMSMALLFLGPVYVPADRLPEWLNVLGYASPSTYATSAIRASFFGYPAGSIWLDMAMLFVFGAVFSAFSRRVMANLG
- a CDS encoding Gfo/Idh/MocA family oxidoreductase, whose product is MKNILLIGVGPHARRNHLPTLLSARGAGLVSTVIGVDVHEARSTIESHRGFTADNAVTMYYVDSFRASEETLPPAVRTVLDRIVREHDIDAVFVSTEPSFHMAYSKWALDHPLSVLLDKPLSVRPGSSTDPASAALIHTDFDDLSDRYALAQRDNADLIVSVQCQRRYHPAFLRIKELVSEVAAFTNCPVTSVQSFHSDGQWRLPDELLDIGYHSFDRGYGKIAHSGYHFFDIVPWLLEAGERPGKTIDQVEVHVNTTRPADLLAQLTHSDYRRLFPGFADTSRYPEDELHRSIADFGEVDAFVSLCFKTQGRVMTLGSINLLHNGFSQRGNLVANNSDLYKGNGRVRHETHIVEQGPFQAIHFHSLQSLDDDLAQTGTHSIGEKGHVAVHVFRNNTFNPRWRSHQAYDYDALKTAGDGDHCGEPSQSASRRRAIYEFLEFLNGKRERATMASELTSHRRSSALMAATYLSAAQQWAGRSNLARADFRRTRDQPPAAAHSRFREAQL
- a CDS encoding phosphotransferase family protein gives rise to the protein MSGADVASASWSPVARVSPAIPARLAPVCAAHVGQVEAVQELTSGNVSHVFRVSGTRGTVVLKARTDRFARIPHLETDPALIGLERRAIALLGSAVADVFPRILHYDPAVHAMVLTDIFPDRRTYEDHLLERPATVSEMRLLGDALRRVHRATRVMTAPLRADGDTEFRNLTFALCLEQHGHPVLGDLAARLRATADRQLILGDPAPKNMSLTGGRVAICDLDNVHLGSPLYDLGYLTGHVVLHHVQHTGRTGHLVRSLLDAYQGSDHWSETEEETVSAVAGATILYRLWDKNVPYRLTLTTCERSAVAEAVWDVLSSPSLGLAELIGRTETSLRR
- a CDS encoding PIG-L family deacetylase, with the protein product MKKVLVIVAHPDDAEIGMGMRIHWYSANGADVDVHCLSRGSASPGGPSPRGDECLRAGKVLGVRSYTFSDIPDSRFTGNRGAINAELFRVIRESRPDVVYTHYPDDQHLDHSVAGAEVTAVAQREVYELSYFRSPYSVRFEPNLFFLASRESLDAKQEALTCFGSQKQLDMELFARLSRCAHRQHLHHRVVERFTPEAIAAEQFVIQRRIEFGLAEEGDARC
- a CDS encoding Ldh family oxidoreductase, with translation MLIELDEIRSLMIRTCERSGVPASQVELVVGHYLDGELRGKKTHGLAKFCFESQYFHERQGPPEITHDRKAITVVNARREVGPISAAFATDIAVRKARRFGVGMVGVVNSQRYGILATWTERMAGEGCVGVAMNTSTADVTLPGAGEGFLGVNPLSFAVPTADEPLVADMSTTKAPMGLLWEARRGGQALPPGCFVDRDGHYTLDPDDAVSAVMFGEHKGFAISLLVQLLTGSIFGFPMGTEVDSIWRTGYTFLALDPAFGGAAADFVSANSRLVESIENVRTTNGSGLRLFSRNGLKARNDAIRVGLLEVSDSVLERLRSCASGDHREH
- a CDS encoding LLM class flavin-dependent oxidoreductase, with the protein product MGLRFHWFLPTAADGRSLAVGTRGTQGPDGRDSTSPSCGADRFRAPDIDYMTQVAQAAERQGFDAILTPTGTWCEDAWLITAALLRATERLKFLVAFRPGLMSPTLLAQMAATYQRISRGRLLLNVVTGGEQDEQARFGDHLSKNERYARTDEFLTVVRGAWSGTPFDFKGKYYDVHGATVSQPPSPLPEFYFGGSSDGAGPVAARHVQTYLTWGESPSAVAHKLSWIRKLAAAEGRRIRFGIRFHVITRDTSAEAWAAAERLIDGLNGNEIDRVQRMLSRSQSTSQARMSELHASFRGSGNHRELEIHPNVWAGVGLMRGGAGTALVGSHTEVADRIEEYAALGIEEFIVSGFPHLEEAYWFGEGVLPELRRRKPAPAHHELGRPAMA
- a CDS encoding flavin reductase family protein, with amino-acid sequence MTTAADLLPVEHIDGSGLRTTFGCFPTGVTVLCALGESGPDGMAVSAFTPASLEPPLASVCVQQSSATWPRIRRQAHRGVSILADGQENVCRSLAARAADRFAGVAWVSSDTGAVFVEGAVSWLDCVVHDEVEAGDHIIALLRIRRLRSTHDAPPLVFHRSRFRSLTDQR
- a CDS encoding tetratricopeptide repeat protein; this encodes MSALILMALIHSDAGRLDEVAPCPHRARELARRLGDEPSEAFAWLLEGSVLSTQDRTGDAVAAFERALALFRALGHRAPQAMTLVHLACGYTRQGDVRAPSLLDEALRLAKDRGPEPTGSMAVGALFRFVCPGAEFERALAVLVATVRRDRPASVGLGPELFRELGDSCQVMGEPTKADDAWERSSHLPATRL